A genome region from Dolichospermum compactum NIES-806 includes the following:
- a CDS encoding DUF29 domain-containing protein has protein sequence MMKLTKPLYESDFNLWIEQTVNLLEKGEFAQLDIQNLIEEIEDIGNNRKDALESNLIRVFQHLLKWKYQPQKRSNSWKASITEHSLRLNKSLKKSPSLKRYLEEVFDECYHDARLIASQETGIDIHVFPEICPFNSANVLNPQYLPEDDI, from the coding sequence ATGATGAAACTCACAAAACCTCTCTATGAATCTGATTTCAATTTGTGGATAGAACAAACCGTAAACCTGCTAGAAAAAGGAGAGTTTGCTCAGTTGGATATTCAGAATCTTATCGAAGAAATTGAGGACATAGGCAATAATCGTAAAGATGCTTTAGAGAGTAATCTGATCAGAGTTTTTCAACATTTACTCAAGTGGAAATATCAACCCCAAAAACGCTCTAATAGTTGGAAAGCGTCAATTACTGAACATTCTTTGCGTTTAAACAAGTCATTAAAAAAAAGTCCTAGCTTAAAGAGATACTTGGAAGAGGTATTTGATGAATGTTATCATGATGCCAGATTAATTGCTTCTCAAGAAACAGGAATAGATATTCATGTTTTCCCGGAAATTTGCCCTTTTAATAGTGCTAATGTTTTAAATCCCCAGTATTTACCAGAGGACGATATTTAG
- the recO gene encoding DNA repair protein RecO — translation MSKTYKAIGINLKAQALGESDKIVTILTQEFGLIRAVATGVRKQNSSLGGRMGMFVINELLISQGRNLDRITQAETIKTYPGLSKDLGKLAASQYLAEIVLCQALSEQPQTELYELFNEHIQRLEDIPRTEINCVVAYLAQGVFQILSLAGLTPQVESCCLTQRLLTPDWTNPHWQVGFSIPSGGIICLDAWKTLRTEIEQEKRENREMEEKSQTNVSHSQFCNSNPGYETVFHQQELPIISRRLNGKQLVMLQHLSETEIIQIDVADYSGWLAVEQILRQYVQYHLGQPIRSATLIDSYFAANHDAIV, via the coding sequence ATGAGCAAAACCTACAAAGCAATTGGTATTAATCTCAAGGCGCAAGCATTGGGCGAATCTGATAAAATAGTTACAATTTTAACTCAAGAATTTGGGTTAATTCGGGCAGTTGCGACGGGAGTGCGGAAACAAAACTCCAGCTTGGGTGGGAGAATGGGGATGTTTGTCATTAATGAATTACTCATTTCCCAAGGACGAAATCTCGATAGAATTACTCAAGCTGAAACTATAAAGACTTATCCGGGTTTATCTAAAGATTTGGGTAAATTAGCTGCTAGTCAATATTTAGCGGAAATAGTTTTGTGTCAAGCGTTAAGCGAACAACCGCAAACAGAACTTTATGAGTTATTTAATGAGCATATTCAGCGGCTAGAGGATATACCCAGAACAGAAATAAACTGTGTAGTTGCCTATCTAGCTCAAGGTGTATTTCAAATTTTATCCTTAGCAGGACTAACACCACAAGTAGAGTCTTGTTGTTTAACTCAACGGCTTTTAACCCCAGACTGGACAAATCCCCATTGGCAAGTTGGATTTAGCATCCCTTCTGGTGGCATAATTTGTTTAGACGCTTGGAAAACCTTGCGAACAGAAATAGAGCAAGAGAAACGGGAAAATAGGGAAATGGAGGAAAAAAGTCAGACAAATGTTTCCCATTCCCAGTTCTGTAACTCTAACCCTGGCTACGAAACGGTTTTTCACCAGCAGGAGTTACCAATTATTTCTCGTCGGTTAAATGGGAAACAACTGGTTATGCTTCAACACCTGTCGGAAACAGAGATAATACAAATAGATGTAGCCGACTATTCTGGATGGTTAGCTGTTGAGCAAATTTTACGCCAGTATGTTCAGTATCATTTAGGACAACCTATTCGCTCTGCCACTTTGATTGACTCCTATTTTGCCGCCAACCATGATGCAATCGTCTGA
- a CDS encoding GNAT family N-acetyltransferase: protein MFEDVIATPWDSRVFGINTFEIVYTSDVNLKKILEEIFQETRLGHYTVKINPLNNKKILDEFGFYYCDTLIEPYCSSENLAKYQKEGIHISDLVDIEDLSNSVYGAFSHGRFHRDFKLKKHLADIRYDSWLRELHQSKQVFGLMIFDNLAGFWGYSNHKILLHALSEKYRGKGLAKYFWSIACQKLFEKGYSELTSSISASNIAVLNLYSSLGFRFRNPVDVYHLLLE from the coding sequence ATGTTTGAGGATGTTATTGCTACGCCGTGGGATTCCAGAGTGTTTGGAATTAATACATTTGAGATTGTATACACTTCTGATGTCAACCTAAAAAAAATCTTAGAAGAAATTTTTCAAGAAACCCGCTTGGGTCATTATACAGTTAAGATAAATCCGCTAAATAATAAGAAGATATTGGATGAGTTTGGGTTTTATTATTGTGATACTTTAATCGAACCTTACTGTAGTTCTGAAAATTTGGCTAAATATCAAAAAGAAGGAATACACATTTCCGATTTAGTAGATATAGAAGACTTGAGTAATAGTGTTTATGGCGCATTCAGTCACGGTCGTTTTCATAGAGATTTTAAATTGAAAAAACATCTAGCTGATATTCGATATGATTCATGGTTAAGAGAACTTCATCAGTCGAAGCAAGTTTTTGGACTGATGATTTTTGATAACCTAGCAGGTTTTTGGGGGTATTCCAATCATAAAATACTTCTTCATGCCTTAAGTGAAAAATATCGAGGAAAAGGACTTGCAAAATACTTTTGGAGTATCGCTTGTCAAAAATTATTTGAAAAAGGTTATTCTGAGTTAACAAGTTCGATATCTGCATCCAATATTGCCGTTTTAAATCTTTACTCATCTTTGGGATTTAGGTTTAGAAATCCAGTAGATGTTTATCATTTACTTTTAGAGTAA
- the rffA gene encoding dTDP-4-amino-4,6-dideoxygalactose transaminase — protein MNKIPFNKPYMTGKELWYISQAHHAGQLAGDGNYTKKCHQWLEAQTNCHKALLTHSCTAALEISAILADLEPGDEVIMPSYTFVSTANAFVLRGAVPVFVDIRPDTLNLDETLVEAAITDRTRAIVPVHYAGVGCEMDTLQNIAQKHHLLLIEDAAQALMASYKGQPLGSFGDLGCFSFHETKNIIAGEGGALIINNSRFTEQAEIIREKGTNRSKFFRGG, from the coding sequence ATGAATAAAATCCCTTTCAATAAACCCTATATGACAGGTAAAGAGCTTTGGTATATTAGCCAAGCTCACCACGCTGGACAATTGGCTGGGGACGGCAATTATACCAAAAAATGCCATCAATGGCTAGAAGCGCAAACGAATTGCCACAAAGCCCTACTCACCCACTCTTGTACAGCAGCCCTGGAAATATCCGCTATTTTAGCCGATTTAGAACCGGGAGACGAAGTGATTATGCCCAGTTATACTTTCGTTTCCACAGCTAACGCTTTTGTTCTCAGGGGAGCAGTTCCCGTATTTGTTGATATCCGACCCGATACCCTAAACTTAGACGAAACCCTCGTAGAAGCGGCAATTACTGACCGTACTCGTGCCATTGTTCCCGTTCATTATGCCGGAGTAGGGTGTGAAATGGATACTTTACAAAACATTGCCCAAAAACATCACCTGCTGTTAATTGAAGATGCTGCTCAAGCACTTATGGCATCCTACAAAGGTCAACCCCTTGGTAGTTTTGGAGACTTAGGTTGCTTCAGTTTTCATGAAACCAAAAATATTATTGCGGGTGAAGGTGGTGCTTTAATTATCAACAATTCCCGGTTTACAGAACAAGCGGAAATCATCCGGGAAAAAGGCACTAATCGCAGTAAATTCTTTAGGGGGGGGTAG
- a CDS encoding class I SAM-dependent methyltransferase, translating to MKICPQCHHHFNQENWHCPACGYTPPSLNGHLTFAPELAAESAGFEAEFFPKLAQLEAKNFWFRSRNRLIIYALKHYFPQAKNFLEIGCGTGFVLQGIEKNLSHLTCSGSEIFTAGLEFARERLCKTTLFQMDARNIPFAEEFDIIGAFDVLEHIEQDTDVLEKMYQATQNGGG from the coding sequence ATGAAAATCTGCCCTCAATGTCACCACCATTTTAACCAAGAAAATTGGCATTGTCCAGCTTGTGGATATACCCCCCCATCCTTAAATGGACACTTGACCTTTGCTCCAGAACTGGCTGCGGAAAGTGCTGGATTTGAAGCTGAATTTTTTCCTAAATTAGCACAATTAGAAGCCAAAAACTTCTGGTTTCGTTCCCGAAATAGGCTGATAATTTACGCACTAAAACATTATTTTCCCCAAGCCAAAAACTTCCTAGAAATTGGTTGCGGAACTGGTTTTGTCCTGCAAGGAATTGAAAAAAATCTCTCTCATCTTACCTGTTCAGGTAGTGAAATATTTACCGCAGGGTTAGAATTTGCTAGAGAACGTCTATGTAAAACAACTCTATTTCAAATGGATGCTCGGAATATCCCCTTTGCTGAAGAATTTGATATTATTGGAGCTTTTGACGTTCTTGAACACATAGAACAAGATACAGACGTTTTAGAAAAAATGTATCAAGCTACACAAAATGGGGGGGGATAA
- a CDS encoding glycosyltransferase family 2 protein, with product MPHISVVIPVYKAEDCLYVLYKRLADSLETITQDFELILVEDCGGDRSWDIIIELANSDSRVKGIQFSRNFGQHYGITAGLDHCDGDWVVVMDCDLQDRPEEIPRLYAKAQEGYDVVLARRGKRKDSPLKRVTSWLFYQIFNYFTELQYDGEVGNFRMISRQVAQDFCLMRERLRFFGGLVDWMGFPTASIDVFHEERFAGKSTYTFAKLWKLASETIIAYSDKPLRLSIKLGFIISAFAFTYGIYILVQFFIYGSTVTGWSSLIVSLYFLGGIIISILGIIGVYLGKTFDEIKKRPLYLVRNSTFNLGNTKNLSNTLEKSVNLYV from the coding sequence ATGCCTCACATTTCGGTGGTAATCCCAGTCTATAAAGCAGAAGACTGTTTGTACGTTTTGTATAAGCGTCTTGCGGATTCATTAGAGACGATTACACAAGACTTTGAATTAATCTTAGTTGAGGATTGTGGGGGCGATCGCTCTTGGGATATAATTATTGAATTAGCTAACAGTGACTCACGGGTAAAAGGAATTCAATTTAGTCGGAATTTCGGTCAACATTATGGTATAACCGCAGGCTTAGACCATTGTGATGGTGACTGGGTTGTAGTTATGGATTGTGACTTGCAAGACAGACCAGAAGAAATTCCCAGACTTTATGCCAAGGCTCAAGAAGGTTATGATGTTGTCTTAGCTAGGAGGGGAAAACGAAAAGATTCTCCCTTAAAACGAGTGACATCATGGCTATTTTACCAGATTTTCAATTATTTTACTGAACTTCAATATGATGGTGAAGTTGGCAATTTTCGGATGATTTCCCGACAAGTTGCTCAAGATTTTTGTCTAATGCGTGAACGACTCAGATTTTTTGGAGGTTTAGTAGATTGGATGGGATTTCCTACTGCTAGTATTGATGTTTTTCATGAAGAACGCTTTGCTGGGAAAAGTACCTATACTTTTGCTAAATTATGGAAACTAGCCAGTGAAACAATTATAGCTTATTCTGATAAACCCCTGAGATTATCAATTAAACTAGGTTTTATTATTTCTGCTTTTGCCTTCACTTATGGAATCTATATACTTGTTCAATTTTTTATTTATGGTTCAACTGTCACAGGCTGGAGTAGTCTTATTGTTTCGTTATATTTTTTGGGAGGAATTATTATCTCTATTTTAGGGATTATAGGCGTTTATTTGGGGAAAACTTTTGATGAAATCAAGAAGAGACCTCTATATTTAGTCAGAAACTCAACATTCAATCTAGGTAATACTAAAAACCTCTCCAATACACTAGAAAAATCGGTTAATTTATATGTTTGA
- a CDS encoding EamA family transporter, whose protein sequence is MNHLYILLTILFTVYGQIIIKWQVQIAGAFPQDNIEKLQYIIRLLLNPWVISSFTCAFLAALSWMAAMTKFPLSYAYPFMSLAFVLVMFLSAVFFKEPVTIPKSIGLGLIILGIIIGSSKR, encoded by the coding sequence ATGAATCATCTCTACATACTCTTAACAATCCTATTTACAGTTTACGGACAAATCATCATTAAGTGGCAAGTTCAAATAGCCGGAGCATTTCCCCAAGACAACATTGAAAAACTACAATACATCATCAGACTATTACTCAACCCCTGGGTAATTAGTAGCTTTACCTGTGCTTTTTTAGCAGCACTTAGCTGGATGGCCGCCATGACCAAATTTCCCCTCAGCTATGCTTACCCATTTATGAGTTTAGCCTTTGTTTTAGTCATGTTTCTCAGCGCCGTCTTCTTTAAAGAACCCGTAACAATTCCCAAATCCATAGGCTTAGGCTTAATCATATTAGGTATTATTATTGGTAGTAGTAAAAGATGA
- a CDS encoding DUF4351 domain-containing protein encodes MSEKIDHDRLFKELISTFFIEFIELFFPEVLKYIDTNSVSLLDKEIFTDVTAGGKYETDLIAKVRFLGEPSYFLVHIEAESGAKSKFNQRMFRYFSRLHEKFDLPIYPIVIFSYSSPKTLATNNYQINFPDLEVLKFNYQVIQLNQLNWRDFLNRQNPVASALMSKMNIAPADRPKVKAECLRLLVTLKLNPAKMQLISGFIDTYLRLNKIEEEKFAAEIGSLIPAEKEEVMQIVTSWMEQGIERGIEQGIQQGRQEAISKEKDLIVRQIKRKVGNIDMELEIRVKSLNLEVIEVLAEAIFDFATVEDLRNWLDNLHD; translated from the coding sequence ATGAGTGAAAAAATAGACCATGACCGCTTATTTAAAGAACTGATATCCACATTTTTCATAGAATTTATAGAACTGTTCTTTCCCGAAGTTCTTAAATACATAGATACCAACTCAGTCTCATTATTAGACAAAGAAATATTTACAGATGTTACCGCAGGAGGCAAATATGAAACCGACTTAATAGCCAAAGTCAGATTTCTCGGTGAACCTTCTTACTTTCTCGTTCACATTGAAGCCGAATCAGGAGCAAAATCGAAATTTAATCAAAGAATGTTCCGCTATTTTTCCAGATTACACGAAAAATTTGACTTACCAATTTATCCCATAGTCATTTTCTCATATTCTTCTCCCAAAACCTTAGCCACAAATAACTATCAAATCAACTTTCCTGATTTGGAAGTGCTAAAATTTAATTATCAAGTCATTCAACTAAATCAGCTAAATTGGAGAGACTTTTTAAATCGTCAAAATCCAGTTGCATCTGCTTTAATGTCGAAAATGAATATAGCACCAGCGGATAGACCAAAGGTGAAAGCAGAGTGTTTAAGGTTGTTAGTAACTCTAAAATTAAATCCGGCAAAAATGCAATTGATATCAGGATTTATTGATACATATTTGCGACTGAATAAAATAGAAGAAGAGAAATTTGCAGCAGAAATAGGTTCATTAATACCAGCGGAAAAGGAGGAAGTTATGCAGATAGTTACTAGTTGGATGGAACAAGGGATTGAACGAGGTATTGAACAAGGTATTCAGCAAGGTCGTCAAGAAGCAATTAGCAAAGAGAAAGATTTAATTGTCCGTCAAATCAAGAGGAAAGTAGGAAATATTGATATGGAATTAGAAATTCGGGTTAAAAGTTTAAATCTAGAGGTAATTGAAGTATTAGCAGAAGCAATATTTGATTTCGCTACTGTGGAAGATCTACGAAATTGGTTAGACAATTTACATGATTAA
- a CDS encoding glycosyltransferase family 4 protein, with protein sequence MRIAWIGKKTPFCGNVTYSREITNGLLDRGHEVSFLHFAQEEATTDNWPNFQEVPLPFIYKSQVYTIPSFKATKVLKDSLREIKPDIVHASLTLSTLDFVLPEICEELNLPLIATFHTPFAGKGAKLISSTQLLAYQLYAPFLDHYDRVIIFSQIQRELLSSMGVGESKIAVIPNGVDPVKYSPGVSQVKAEFGAERLFVYQGRIAQEKNVESLLRAWKQSDMGVNTKLLIVGDGPLKPSLESFYGREHGIIWLGFIADENRRIEILRGADVFILPSLVEGLSLSLLEAMSCGVACLATDVGADGEVLEKGAGVAINTSSVRSQLKTLLPLCQDHPELTSLLGEKARKRVLERYTLNDNITQLEELYSQVLAQRPLTLSWGI encoded by the coding sequence ATGCGTATAGCTTGGATTGGAAAAAAAACACCCTTTTGCGGTAACGTCACCTACAGTCGAGAAATTACCAACGGATTACTAGACAGGGGACATGAGGTTAGTTTTCTGCACTTTGCCCAAGAAGAAGCGACAACTGACAATTGGCCTAATTTTCAAGAAGTTCCTTTACCATTTATCTACAAGTCTCAGGTTTACACAATTCCCTCTTTCAAAGCAACTAAGGTTTTGAAGGATTCGCTACGGGAAATTAAACCGGATATAGTCCACGCTTCTCTGACTCTATCAACTTTAGATTTTGTTTTACCAGAAATTTGCGAAGAGTTAAATTTGCCCCTCATTGCTACTTTCCACACTCCATTTGCCGGGAAGGGAGCAAAATTAATATCCAGTACCCAGCTTTTAGCTTATCAACTTTATGCTCCTTTTTTAGATCATTATGATCGGGTAATTATCTTTTCCCAAATTCAACGGGAATTACTCTCAAGTATGGGGGTGGGGGAAAGCAAAATTGCTGTGATTCCTAATGGTGTAGATCCTGTTAAGTATTCTCCCGGTGTTTCCCAAGTTAAAGCCGAATTCGGGGCTGAACGGTTGTTTGTTTATCAAGGGAGAATCGCCCAAGAGAAAAACGTTGAATCTCTCTTGCGGGCTTGGAAGCAATCGGATATGGGCGTTAATACCAAATTATTGATTGTGGGTGATGGTCCATTAAAGCCTTCTCTGGAGTCGTTTTATGGGCGAGAACATGGCATCATCTGGTTAGGATTTATCGCCGATGAAAATCGCCGCATCGAAATTTTACGAGGGGCAGATGTGTTTATTTTACCTTCTTTAGTTGAGGGTTTATCCTTGTCTTTATTAGAGGCTATGTCCTGTGGTGTAGCTTGTTTAGCTACTGATGTGGGTGCAGACGGGGAAGTTTTAGAAAAAGGGGCTGGTGTAGCGATTAATACAAGCAGTGTGCGATCGCAGTTAAAAACCCTTTTACCACTATGCCAAGATCATCCAGAGTTAACCAGCTTGTTGGGAGAAAAAGCCAGAAAGCGAGTATTAGAGCGCTATACCCTGAATGATAATATCACCCAATTAGAAGAGCTTTATAGTCAAGTTCTCGCCCAGCGTCCATTAACACTAAGTTGGGGCATTTAA
- a CDS encoding DegT/DnrJ/EryC1/StrS family aminotransferase encodes MPGELIAAFLYAQLEEAEKIIAARLQVWDYYHQLLEPLEKSGKLRRPIIPPTCQHNGHMYYIILNNLQIRTSLISYLKEQGMSSVFHYVPLHSSPAGQHYGRVHGDMNNTNHVSDCLLRLPLFPELGLSQIETVVMAINSFFREGVNVVSK; translated from the coding sequence TTGCCCGGAGAATTAATTGCGGCTTTTCTCTATGCTCAATTAGAGGAAGCAGAGAAGATTATAGCAGCCCGCCTGCAAGTGTGGGACTATTACCATCAACTTCTAGAACCCCTAGAAAAAAGTGGTAAATTACGCCGTCCTATTATTCCGCCGACTTGTCAGCATAATGGACATATGTATTATATCATCTTAAATAATTTACAAATCCGTACCAGTCTGATAAGCTATCTCAAAGAACAGGGTATGAGTTCTGTATTTCATTATGTACCTTTACATAGTTCTCCCGCTGGACAGCATTATGGACGGGTTCATGGTGATATGAACAATACTAATCATGTTTCTGATTGTCTGTTGCGTTTACCTCTGTTTCCAGAGTTGGGACTTTCACAGATTGAAACTGTTGTTATGGCTATTAATAGTTTTTTTAGAGAGGGTGTAAATGTTGTCAGTAAATAA
- the deoC gene encoding deoxyribose-phosphate aldolase — protein MAADYPNIDIAPFIDHSLLLPIATPEQISQWCDEAYRYNFAAVCVNPCYVKQVAELLYKKNPQVCTVIGFPNGANTSAVKLYEAKEAVDNGATELDVVINLGWLKAGKTEEVHREIATICEEAGQPVKVILETSLLTDTEKQIAAELAMDAGAAFLKTSTGWNGGATVADVKLLKEIAKDRVGIKASGGIRTHNDALELIMAGATRLGTSRGVDLLRQRHNPEKETTN, from the coding sequence ATGGCAGCAGACTATCCAAACATTGATATTGCACCATTTATTGACCACTCTCTGCTATTACCAATTGCTACCCCAGAGCAAATTAGTCAATGGTGCGATGAGGCATATAGATATAACTTTGCAGCGGTTTGTGTAAATCCCTGTTATGTTAAGCAAGTAGCAGAACTTTTGTATAAAAAAAATCCTCAAGTTTGTACAGTCATTGGTTTTCCCAATGGTGCAAATACTTCAGCCGTCAAGTTATATGAAGCTAAAGAAGCAGTAGACAATGGTGCTACTGAGTTGGATGTAGTTATTAATTTAGGGTGGTTAAAAGCGGGAAAAACAGAGGAAGTTCACCGAGAAATTGCCACAATTTGTGAAGAAGCTGGACAACCTGTAAAGGTAATTTTAGAAACTAGCCTGCTTACGGATACAGAGAAACAAATCGCTGCGGAACTGGCTATGGATGCTGGTGCTGCATTCTTAAAAACCAGTACAGGTTGGAATGGTGGCGCAACTGTAGCTGATGTGAAGCTTTTAAAAGAGATAGCAAAAGATCGTGTAGGCATCAAAGCATCAGGAGGTATTCGCACTCATAATGATGCTTTAGAATTAATTATGGCTGGTGCAACTAGATTAGGCACATCTCGCGGTGTGGATTTACTTCGTCAACGCCATAATCCAGAAAAAGAAACAACTAATTGA
- a CDS encoding MFS transporter: protein MQSSDLNKKSRTHSPSDAKKKHKALDHNVTAVPKLSHIHSPEMSLKDVSEDGNCPVEIPLTDISPASEIKSDPALKGTESNGKLTTDLTPETLPLMGADSGGTDSANNQQAGFLPVLKNPNFLALWAGQVFCQLADKVYLVLMIALINSQFQASDQSISGWVSALMMAFTIPAVLFGSVAGVFVDRWSKKVVLVASNIWRGILVLLIPTLLWLTHDWQPVGVLPVGFLIILGVTFLVSTLTQFFAPAEQSAIPLIVKEQDLLSANSLYTTTMMASVIVGFAVGEPVLALADGLWTQLGGGGGLGKEILVGGSYAIAGLILFLLQTNEKPHPPETEFPHVFSDLRDGLRYLQENHRIRNALLQLIILFSVFAALTVLAVRMAEIIPNMKASQFGFLLASAGVGVAIGATILGQFGQRFSYKQLSFWGCLGMAGSLIGLSLFTTQLLPVLLFIASLGIFGALVGIPMQTAIQTETPPAMRGKVFGLQNNVINIALSLPLALAGVAETFIGLKAVFFTLAAIVLVGGLFTWYNSGKSSEVV from the coding sequence ATGCAATCGTCTGATTTAAATAAAAAAAGCCGAACTCACTCACCTAGCGACGCTAAAAAAAAGCATAAAGCATTAGATCATAATGTCACTGCTGTTCCTAAACTTAGTCATATTCATAGTCCAGAAATGTCACTCAAAGATGTTTCTGAAGATGGAAATTGTCCAGTAGAAATTCCATTAACTGATATTTCTCCAGCCTCGGAAATCAAATCTGATCCAGCATTAAAAGGTACGGAATCGAATGGTAAACTAACGACGGATTTAACGCCGGAAACATTGCCATTGATGGGTGCCGATTCTGGGGGTACGGATTCTGCAAATAATCAACAGGCGGGATTTTTACCTGTATTAAAAAACCCTAATTTTCTCGCTCTTTGGGCGGGGCAAGTTTTCTGTCAGTTAGCTGATAAGGTTTATTTAGTATTGATGATTGCTTTGATTAATAGCCAGTTTCAAGCTAGTGATCAAAGTATTAGCGGTTGGGTTTCGGCTTTAATGATGGCGTTTACAATTCCTGCTGTATTATTTGGTTCTGTAGCGGGAGTATTTGTAGATCGTTGGTCAAAAAAAGTTGTTTTGGTAGCATCAAATATTTGGCGTGGTATTCTGGTTTTACTTATTCCTACCCTGTTATGGTTAACCCATGATTGGCAGCCTGTGGGCGTTTTACCTGTGGGGTTTTTGATTATTTTAGGTGTGACTTTTTTGGTTTCTACCTTAACACAATTTTTTGCCCCGGCAGAACAATCGGCTATTCCTTTAATAGTCAAAGAACAGGATTTGCTTTCGGCTAATTCTCTTTATACAACGACAATGATGGCTTCGGTGATTGTGGGTTTTGCGGTAGGAGAACCAGTTTTAGCCTTAGCAGATGGACTCTGGACACAATTAGGTGGTGGTGGGGGATTGGGTAAGGAAATTTTGGTGGGTGGCAGTTATGCGATCGCTGGGTTAATATTATTTTTACTCCAAACTAACGAAAAACCCCATCCCCCAGAAACAGAATTTCCTCATGTTTTCTCAGACTTGCGCGACGGGTTACGTTACCTCCAAGAAAATCATCGTATCCGCAACGCTTTATTACAACTAATTATCCTATTTTCTGTCTTTGCTGCCCTGACTGTGCTGGCAGTTCGCATGGCAGAAATTATCCCGAATATGAAAGCCTCTCAATTCGGCTTTTTATTAGCATCTGCCGGTGTTGGTGTGGCAATTGGGGCGACAATTCTAGGACAATTTGGACAACGCTTTTCTTATAAACAACTGAGTTTTTGGGGTTGTCTAGGTATGGCAGGATCTTTAATTGGTTTATCACTGTTCACCACGCAACTTTTACCCGTGCTGCTATTTATAGCTTCCTTGGGAATATTTGGGGCTTTGGTGGGTATCCCTATGCAAACTGCAATCCAAACCGAAACACCTCCAGCTATGCGAGGTAAGGTATTTGGACTGCAAAATAACGTGATTAATATTGCCCTTTCTCTCCCCTTGGCTTTAGCTGGTGTGGCGGAAACTTTTATCGGCTTAAAAGCAGTATTTTTTACCTTAGCTGCCATCGTCTTAGTCGGCGGTCTCTTTACTTGGTATAATTCTGGGAAATCCTCAGAGGTTGTTTGA
- a CDS encoding transporter, protein MIALSSLGVIGDYFLKVASNNEISLKKSWFFIGVIILASTAFGWVYVMKHMKLATLGVVYSVSTVLLLASVGVIFFQESLNAYEIGGIVLAIAALILLSAFS, encoded by the coding sequence GTGATTGCTTTAAGCTCACTTGGTGTTATTGGTGATTACTTTCTGAAAGTTGCTAGTAACAATGAAATCTCATTAAAAAAAAGTTGGTTTTTTATTGGCGTAATTATTTTAGCTTCTACCGCTTTTGGGTGGGTATATGTAATGAAACACATGAAACTAGCAACATTAGGCGTAGTTTATTCCGTTTCTACAGTTTTATTACTAGCATCTGTAGGTGTTATTTTTTTTCAGGAATCTCTCAATGCTTATGAAATTGGTGGGATTGTTCTAGCGATCGCAGCACTGATTTTACTTTCAGCATTTTCTTAG